The Phragmites australis chromosome 1, lpPhrAust1.1, whole genome shotgun sequence genomic interval GATTTAACCCATTTGAAAACCAAAAGAATTTCTACTAGGCTCTAGGAACGATCTTTGGGCCAAACATGTGCCCAAAGCTATTTTACCATTGCCTGTTATTGCATTGAGAAAGGCAAAACATTACAGAACAGGGTCCACTGCAAGGCCTGATTTCTCACAGGACCAGAGGTAGTGACGTTAGCATATAACGCTACTATGACAGGACATGATAGTACATTAAAACGCCCTGAAGTCTAAATATGAATTAATGTTCTAAACCAGGGAAAGGAGACAGCCAGTTGGCAGGCGCCTGCGTCTCCCGGTTGTCTGCAGATATTCCGCAGGAAGATCAGAGAAGGAGCCCGGCACCGGCCGGGCCACTTGGCTGATCgaatttggaaagcaaaatgaAAAAAACTACTGAACTAGATCATCACGGATCAAATCACATGCCAGCAAACTCCACTTGGGTGAAATCAGAGCAGGCAACCCAGGGCCTCGAGACTTCCCCTGGCGGTGCCCTTGGCGTTGGTGCACACTGCCATGGTCTTGTTGTTCTTGCCGGCATACTCCACGTTGACGTCGATGAGCTGGACCCCGCTGCAAGGCTGCTTGTCCGAGCAGATCAGGGTGACGGCCTCGGGCGTGGACGACGTGCCGGTGATGTTGCGGAACGTGACGTCCTTGACGGCGACGTGGGAGGTGCTGCTCCTGTTGCCGGGGCACACCTTCTCGGGGCAGTAGTACTGGTCGATGATGATGGGGTTGGCCACCTCCTCCATCTTGATGTTCTCGAAGGTCAGCCTCGACGCCGTGATCACCGACTCTGCGTCCTCGTACGACTTGATGCGCACGCCGTTGGTCGTGTTCCTGAGCACGCAGTCCCGCACCGTGACGTCGGTCACGTCCTTCTCGTCCTTGTACCGCCCGAGGCAGCCCACGCTGATGCCCTGCCCGGGGCCGCAGGTCACCCCGCTGACCATGACGCCGGCGCTGCCTGGCCCCACGGAGACACAGTCATCGCCAGTGCCGATGGTCGCGTTGGTGATGCTCACCTTGGAGGAGTCACCAACGTGGACGCCGTCCGTGTTTTCGGCGTCCCCAGGCGCGGTGATGGTCACCTCCTTGACGGTGATGTCCTTGCACTTGTCGATGTTGATGTGGAAGAACTTTGAATTGAGTAGCGTGATGCCGGAGACAGAACCGTTGTTCACGTAGTAGAGCACCAGGGTCTACATCACACACACAGGTGAGTTACGTGACACGTCCAGTAGTGAATGCCGGCGCACACGCcgatgtatgtatgtataaatatatatatgcagCATCGACGTAACATACGTTGGGCATCGCCTTATTGCAGTCCTTGGTATAAACTCCGGTGCCCTGGCCGTCGAGCGTGCCGGAGCCGGTGATGACAATGTTGTTGACGCGCGTTACCTCGATCCAACTCGACTTGTACTTGGACAGGTCGTTAGACCCCATCAGGGTGCCGTCGAGTTGGACGGTGACGTCGCCCTTGCACGGCCCGCTGAAGTTGAGAGGCCCGACCAGGTACCCGCCCTTGGGGATGAGCACCGTCGGGCTCCCCGTCGCCCCGCACGCCGACGTCCACGCCTCCTGAATCGCCTGATCAAAGCGATCACCGTGGCTCGTTATCCGTCCGCGAAAGCAACCACACGACGTCGATCAACTTCATTAATTGCATGATCGATGGAACTGGCACATACCTTTGTGGAGTCCGTTTTGCCGTCGCTGGTCGCGCCGAGCTTGCTAATGTCGAACGTCCCGCCGGCTCCCGTCGCCTTGGGGGCGCCTTCTGGCGCCGCGTCGCTCTTCGTTGATCCGGTCCTCTTTGCTGCGCACACCACGTATACGACTGTCAGGATGAAGAATACCCTGACAGCGTTGCTTGTGGAAGCCATCTTCGTT includes:
- the LOC133888342 gene encoding exopolygalacturonase-like translates to MASTSNAVRVFFILTVVYVVCAAKRTGSTKSDAAPEGAPKATGAGGTFDISKLGATSDGKTDSTKAIQEAWTSACGATGSPTVLIPKGGYLVGPLNFSGPCKGDVTVQLDGTLMGSNDLSKYKSSWIEVTRVNNIVITGSGTLDGQGTGVYTKDCNKAMPNTLVLYYVNNGSVSGITLLNSKFFHINIDKCKDITVKEVTITAPGDAENTDGVHVGDSSKVSITNATIGTGDDCVSVGPGSAGVMVSGVTCGPGQGISVGCLGRYKDEKDVTDVTVRDCVLRNTTNGVRIKSYEDAESVITASRLTFENIKMEEVANPIIIDQYYCPEKVCPGNRSSTSHVAVKDVTFRNITGTSSTPEAVTLICSDKQPCSGVQLIDVNVEYAGKNNKTMAVCTNAKGTARGSLEALGCLL